In the genome of Paenarthrobacter ilicis, the window TGGCCGCTCTGGACGCCCTGCCGGCGATGTGGCTGGAGATGTCCAAGCCCCGCAAGGGCTCCGCCGAGGAGAAGATCATCCCTTGGCTTCTGGAGCGGCCCGTGTTCGAAGCGAATCATGCGGCGCATATCGCCGGAGTAGCCGAGACATCAGTGTACGGCGCACTGGAGAGGCTGACGACGGCTGGTGTCATCACGCCAATCACCCAGAGCAAACGCAGCAAGGCGTGGGCAGCAGAGGAGGTCCTCGACGAAGTGGACCGGCTCAACGCCCGGCTGGCGAAATGGGGCGCAGCCGCCTGAAAGCTCCGGCCCGGGGAGCCAGAGGCGCCATCCCGCTCACATGGGGCCGTGGACGAGACAAGTTGGTCCGCCGGATGCATGCAACGGTTATTGTCAGACTCATAATAAGTCTGCTACCCTCTTAATTATCAGATTGATAATTACGAACGGACAAGTGATGACTCTCATCGATTGGATGAACTCCCCGGCAATCCCCGATCTTCTCGGCAGCCCTGTCAGCTGGATCGAGATCATTGGGTTCGTGACCGGCGCGGCCTGCGTCTACGGAGTGGCCCGCCAGAAATTGTGGAACTGGCCGGTAGGCATCCTCAACAACCTGGCCTTCATCATTCTGTTTTTCGGCGCCGGGCTCTACGGTGAAACAGTCCTCCAGTTGATCTTCGCTGTGGTCTCCGCCTATGGCTGGTACAACTGGGTGCGCGGCAGCTCAGCCACTTCGGAGTCGAACGACCTTCCAATCCGCGACGCCGGAAGGAAGGAACTGCTCTTGGCTGCGGGCGTCGCTGTGGTGGGCACGGTTGTGGTGGCCCAAGTGTTGACCCACGGAACTGACTCCCAAGTCCCATGGCCCGATGCTTTCGTTTTGACGGCCTCTTTGGTAGCCACCTACTGGCAGGCCAAGAAGATCTTCCAGCACTGGTACGTGTGGATCTTGATCGACGTGGTATCCGTCCCGCTCTACTTCAGCCGCGGACTGGCTCTGACCGGGCTTCTTTACCTGGGTTTCCTGGCCCTCTGCGTGTACGGACTCATTGACTGGAAGAAGGTCCGGGGAGCCAAGGCAGCTGCCGCCACCGACAACATCACCACAGGAGTCTGACGTGTTCCAGCAAGCGATGGTTATTGGAAAGTTCTACCCGCCGCACACCGGGCACGCCCACCTGATCGCCACTGCGGCCGCGCAGTCCAAGGAAGTTGCAGTCCTGGTGTTGGGGAGCCGGTTCGAATCCATCTCCATTGCGGACCGGGTCGCGTGGCTGTCGGAGCAATTCGCCGACGCCGACGGAGTGCACATCATCGGGATGCCCAACGATTGCCCCGAGGACTATCTTTCAGCCGAGATTTGGCTGGCCCAAGCCGAGCTCATGAGGCTGGCACTCAAGTCCAACGGCGTGAGCACGGTGGACGCCGTGTTCACCTCTGAGCGATACGGCGAACAGCTTGCCACGATGTTTGGCGCGGAGCACATCCTGGTGGATCCATCCCGGCGCGTACACCCCATCAGTGGCACCCTGTGCCGGGACGACCTCGGCGCCACCTGGGCGAGCATCATCCCGCCCGCACGCCAGGACCTGGCGACCCGCATCATTGTTGTTGGGGCCGAGTCCACGGGAACCACCACGTTGACCCGGGCTCTCGCGGAGCACTATGTATACCGTTTTCCGCACCTGGCAGATGTCCCCGAATACGGCCGCCAGTACACCTATGACAAGTTTGCCCGGTTGCTCTCCGACCAGCCTGAGGCAGCACT includes:
- the pnuC gene encoding nicotinamide riboside transporter PnuC, with translation MTLIDWMNSPAIPDLLGSPVSWIEIIGFVTGAACVYGVARQKLWNWPVGILNNLAFIILFFGAGLYGETVLQLIFAVVSAYGWYNWVRGSSATSESNDLPIRDAGRKELLLAAGVAVVGTVVVAQVLTHGTDSQVPWPDAFVLTASLVATYWQAKKIFQHWYVWILIDVVSVPLYFSRGLALTGLLYLGFLALCVYGLIDWKKVRGAKAAAATDNITTGV
- a CDS encoding AAA family ATPase — its product is MFQQAMVIGKFYPPHTGHAHLIATAAAQSKEVAVLVLGSRFESISIADRVAWLSEQFADADGVHIIGMPNDCPEDYLSAEIWLAQAELMRLALKSNGVSTVDAVFTSERYGEQLATMFGAEHILVDPSRRVHPISGTLCRDDLGATWASIIPPARQDLATRIIVVGAESTGTTTLTRALAEHYVYRFPHLADVPEYGRQYTYDKFARLLSDQPEAALADMVWTAEDFSLIAGQQNAMENAAADACPLVIADTDALATTLWERYYLGEGSFGSYHAADVLPRRDLYLITDHEGVPFEDDGWREGEHRRAEMTEWFKESLTAEGHSWILVSGDHQRRMKTAVETIDLILSQRNGFTSPPWATRTALEGAPA